A single window of Coffea eugenioides isolate CCC68of chromosome 7, Ceug_1.0, whole genome shotgun sequence DNA harbors:
- the LOC113778186 gene encoding uncharacterized protein LOC113778186 has protein sequence MSVSCGVECFFLVGCLRWGWKRCTYIGSYDSTTWPIATAEEFEPVPRICRIVLAVYEPDLRNPKYPPPGGYRLNPDWVIKRVTYEQTQGNAPPYIIYLDHDHSEIVLAIRGLNLVKESDYKMLLDNRLGMQMFDGGYVHHGLLMSAIWLLNQESETLKRVWEENGKSYKLVFAGHSLGSGVAALLTVIVVNHRNRLGGIPRSLVSCYAVAPARCMSLNLAVKYADVIHSVVLQDDFLPRTPTPLEDIFRSIFCLPCLMFLICLRDTFIPEGRKLRDPRRLYAPGRMYHIVERKFCRCGRYPPEVRTAIPVEGRFEHIVLSCNATSDHAIVWIEREAEKALDRLKECTETVTTAPQIPKIERLQTLEQEHKDALERAVSLNVPHAVPKIEEGESSGEKSTEPCEDVGKEDRSASKARSKSSDARTNWDDLARMLFQKDESRQLLLKRDAARPI, from the exons ATGTCGGTTTCTTGTGGGGTGGAGTGTTTTTTTTTAGTAGGATGTTTGAGGTGGGGTTGGAAGCGTTGTACTTACATTGGTTCCTATGATAGCACTACTTGGCCAATTGCCACTGCTGAGGAATTTGAACCCGTTCCTAGAATCTGCAGAATAGTCCTAGCTGTCTATGAGCCGGACCTCAGGAACCCCAAGTACCCCCCTCCTGGTGGATATCGCCTAAACCCAGATTGGGTTATTAAGAGAGTGACCTATGAGCAAACCCAAGGCAATGCCCCGCCTTATATCATTTATCTTGATCATGACCATAGTGAAATTGTGTTAGCGATTCGGGGGCTAAATTTAGTTAAAGAGAGTGATTATAAGATGTTGCTCGATAATAGGCTAGGAATGCAGATGTTTGATGGGGGTTATGTGCATCATGGGCTATTGATGTCAGCAATTTGGCTGTTGAACCAGGAATCTGAGACTTTGAAAAGGGTTTGGGAGGAAAACGGGAAGAGTTATAAGCTGGTTTTTGCAGGGCATTCTTTGGGGTCTGGAGTTGCCGCTCTGTTGACTGTGATTGTGGTGAATCATAGAAACAGATTAGGGGGAATTCCACGGAGCCTTGTCAGCTGTTATGCTGTGGCACCTGCTAGATGTATGTCACTGAATTTGGCTGTGAAGTATGCTGATGTTATACACTCCGTGGTGTTGCAG GATGATTTCTTACCAAGAACACCCACCCCGTTGGAGGATATATTTAGATCTATCTTCTG TTTGCCCTGCTTGATGTTTCTTATATGCTTGAGAGATACCTTCATTCCAGAAGGTAGAAAGCTCAGAGATCCAAGGAGGTTATATGCACCTGGTCGCATGTATCACATTGTAGAGAGAAAATTTTGCAG ATGTGGAAGGTATCCTCCAGAAGTCAGAACTGCTATTCCTGTTGAGGGAAGATTTGAACATATTGTCTTGTCATGCAATGCTACATCAGATCATGCAATCGTTTGGATAGAAAGAGAAGCAGAAAAGGCCTTGGAT AGACTGAAAGAATGTACAGAGACGGTTACAACTGCACCACAAATACCAAAGATTGAAAGGTTGCAAACTCTAGAACAAGAACACAAGGATGCACTGGAAAGAGCTGTCAGCTTGAACGTCCCTCATGCGGTCCCCAAAATTGAGGAAGGAGAATCATCAGGGGAGAAAAGTACAGAACCATGTGAGGATGTAGGCAAGGAGGACAGAAGTGCATCGAAAGCAAGATCAAAGTCCTCAGATGCAAGAACTAACTGGGATGACCTAGCCCGGATGCTTTTCCAGAAGGATGAGTCCAGACAGTTACTATTAAAGAGAGATGCGGCTCGTCCTATATAA